CGAACGGCGCTCAGAAGCCGCGTCGTACGGCGCTCAGGACGGCGACTCCGCCTCCGGCGCCGGTACCCCGGACGCCGCCATGCGGGCGGACAGCGCGCTGTTGAAGCGCGTGAGGAGCGAGCAGAACGCCTCGCGCTCCGCCGGCTCCCAGTCCTCGGTCAGCTCGGCCATCAACTGCCGCCGCGACGAGCGCACTTCCTCCAGCCGCGCCTGCCCGCGCGGGGACAGCTGGAGCACCACCGCCCGCCCGTCCTCGGGGTGCGACGTGCGCTTGACCAGGCCGGTGTCGACGAGCGGAGCCACCTGCCGGGTGACCGTCGAGGAGTCGATCCCCATGCTCGCGGCGAGCGCCTTGACGCCCATCGGGCCTTCTTTGTCGAGACGGTTGAGCAGCAGGTACGCGGCGCGGTCCATGGAGTTGCGCACCTGCCCGACCCCGCCGAGCCGCGTCTGTTCGGCACGGCGGGCGAACACCGCCACCTCGTGCTGGAGGGTGTCGAGAAGACCGGTGTCACCGACGGTCGTCATGTCCATCGACATTTCAGGTGTTGTGGGCATGGCCGGGGGCTCACTTCGTGGAGGGCTGGCTGATTGGGGGACAGGGTACGCGGCCGGGGCGCGGGCCGTACCGGCGCTGCGCAAAGCGGGTCTCGGAGGTTGGTCACAACGGCCGTTCCCGCCCGTGAACTGCGATGCTGGAGTCATGAGCTACAGCACGGCTGACTCCTTGCTGCCCGTCACCCTCGACGACGTGCGCGGCGCCCAGAAGATGCTCTCGGGCGTGGCACGGGTGACCGCGCTGGAGGGCAGCAGGCACCTGTCCCAGATGGTCGGCGCGCCGGTGCACCTCAAGTGCGAGAACCTCCAGCGGACGGGTTCGTTCAAGCTGCGCGGCGCCTACGTCCGGATCGCGGGCCTGCTGCCCGAGGAGCGCGCCGCCGGGGTCGTCGCCGCGAGCGCCGGCAACCACGCGCAGGGCGTCGCCCTGGCGTCCGCGCTGCTCGGCGTGCGCTCCACGGTGTTCATGCCGAAGGGCGCCCCGCTGCCCAAGGTCAGCGCCACCCGGGACTACGGGGCCGAGGTGCGGCTGCACGGCCAGGTGGTCGACGAGACGCTGACCGCCGCGCAGGAGTACGCGGCCGAGACCAGCGCGGTGTTCATCCACCCCTTCGACCATCCCGACATCATCGCGGGCCAGGGCACGGTCGGCCTGGAGATCCTGGAGCAGTGCCCGGAGGTACGCACGATCGTCGTCGGCATCGGCGGTGGCGGGCTGGCCGCCGGGATCGCCGTGGCGGTGAAGGCCCTGCGGCCGGATCTGCGGATCGTGGGTGTCCAGGCGGAGGGCGCGGCGGCCTATCCGCCCTCGCTGACGGCGGGCCGGCCCGTCACGGTCGAGAACCCGGCGACGATGGCCGACGGCATCAAGGTCGGGCGGCCCGGCGACGTGCCGTTCGGGATCATCGGCGATCTGGTCGACGAGGTGCGCACGGTCAGCGAGGACGAGCTGTCCGCCGCGCTGCTGCTGTGCCTGGAGCGGGCCAAGCTGGTCGTGGAGCCGGCCGGGGCGAGCCCGGTCGCGGCGCTGATGAGCCGGCCCGGCTCCTTCGAGGGCCCGGTCGTCGCGGTGCTGTCCGGCGGCAACGTCGACCCGGTGCTGATGCAGCGGGTGCTGCGGCACGGCATGGCCGCGCAGGGCCGCTACCTGGCCGTCCGGCTGCGGCTGACGGACCGGCCCGGCGCTCTGGCCACACTCCTGGGCGTGTTGTCAGTGGTCGACGCTAACGTCCTCGATGTGAGCCACGTACGAACCGACCCGCGGCTCGGGCTCACGGAGGCGGAGGTCGAGCTGCACCTGGAGACGAAGGGCCCGGCGCACTGCGCCGAGGTGGGCCAGGCACTGCGCGAGGCGGGCTACACGGTCATGGGCTGACCGCCTCCGGAGCCGGGTTCAAGATCCTTTCGTCGCGAGAAGCGCAACACGGAAAACCTCGTTGTGAGACGCGATATATCGCGTTATGGTGTGTCTGTGCGAAACCTGATCCATCCTGTCCGGCGATTCCCGAAGACGTGGAGACATTTATGCCAGGCGCCATCTATGCCGAAGGTCTGGTCAAGACCTTCGGTGACGTAAGGGCCTTGGACGGCGTCGACCTCGACGTGCCCGAGGGCACGGTCCTCGGCCTGCTCGGGCCGAACGGCGCGGGCAAGACGACCACCGTCCGCTGCCTGACCACCCTGCTGCGCCCCGACAGCGGACGGGCGGTCGTCGCGGGCATCGACGTGCTCAAACAGCCCGACGCCGTCCGCCGCTCCATCGGCCTGTCCGGCCAGTTCGCGGCCGTCGACGAGTACCTGACCGGCCGCGAGAACCTGCAGATGGTCGGTCAGCTCTACCAGATGAAGGCCAAGGCGGCGAAGGAGCGCGCGGCCGAGCTGCTGGAGCAGTTCCACCTCACGGACGCGGCCGACCGCCCCACCAAGACCTACTCCGGGGGCATGCGCCGCAGGCTCGACCTCGCCGCGGCCCTCGTCGTCTCGCCGCCCGTGATGTTCATGGACGAGCCGACGACCGGCCTCGACCCCCGCAACCGCCAGCAGCTGTGGGAGGTCATCAAGCACCTGGTCTCCGGCGGCACGACGCTGCTGCTGACCACGCAGTACCTGGAAGAGGCCGACCACCTGGCGCACGACATCGCGGTGGTCGACCACGGCCGGGTCATCGCCAAGGGCACCTCCGACCAGCTCAAGGCCCGCACCGGCGGCGAGCGCGTCGAGGTCGTGGTGCACGAGCGCGAGCACATCCAGGCCGCCGCCGAGGTGCTCGCCGGCTTCGGCAAGGGCGACACCACGGTCGAGGAGCACATGCGCAAGCTCACCGCGCCCGTGACCGGCGGCGCCAAGCTCCTCGCCGAGGTCATCCGCGAACTGGACACCCGAGGCATCGAGATCGACGACATCGGCCTGCGCCGGCCGACCCTCGACGACGTCTTCCTGTCACTGACGGGACACGTGGCCGAGGCGAAGAACGAGGAGACCGACGAGGAGGCCGCGAAGTGAGCGCCGTCACCGACACCGTGCGGGTCGCGCCGGCCGCGAACCCGGTCAGCCAGTCCATCCGCGACTCGATGGTCGTCGCGAAACGCAACCTGATCCGCATGTCCCGGATCCCGGAGATGATCATCTACGGGCTGATCCAGCCGATCATGTTCGTGGTGCTGTTCACCTACGTCTTCGGCGGCTCCATGCAGATCGGCAGCAGCACCAGCGCCGTCGACTACAAGAACTTCCTGATGGCGGGCATCTTCGCGCAGACCGTCACGTTCGCCACCGCCAGCTCCGGCGCCGGTATCGCCGACGACATGCACAAGGGCCTCATCGACCGTTTCCGCTCCCTGCCCATGGCACGCGGTGCTGTCCTCACCGGGCGCACCCTCGCCGACTCCGTGCAGACGGCCCTCACCCTGGTCGTCCTCGCGGTGGTCGCCCTCCTGGTCGGCTGGCGCGTCGGGTCGGACGGCGACACCAACCTCGGCAAGGTGCTCGGGGCCTTCGGCCTGCTGCTCCTGCTCGGCTACGCGTTCACCTGGATCGGCGCCCTGATCGGCATGTCCGTCCGGACCCCGGAGGCGGCCACCTCCAGCGGGCTGATCTGGCTCTTCCCGGTCACGTTCATCTCGAACGCGTTCGTGGACACCAGCCACATGACCCCGTGGCTGCGCCATATCGCCGAATGGAACCCCTTCAGCGCCACGGTCCAGGCCTGCCGCGTGCTGTTCGCCAACCCGGGCCAGTCGCAGTCGGACGCCTGGCCCATGCAGCACCCCGTGTGGGCCTCGCTGATCTACTCGATCCTGATCCTGGTCGTCTTCCGGACGCTGGCGGTGCGCAAGTACCGTTCCGCGACGGCATGACATTGCCCCCGGCGCCGCGAGGCTGCCGGGGGCAGGTCAAGACGTCGGCTGTATCAGCCCTCGTACGGCTCGGCCTTGAGGATCTTCACCGAGGCCTTCTTGCCGTTCGGCAGCTCGTACTGCGCGTCCTCGCCGACCTTGTGGCCGATCACGCCGGTGCCCAGCGGGGACTGCGGGGAGTACGTCTCGATGTCGGCGCTCGCGTACTCGCGTGAGGCGAGCAGGAACGTCAGCGTGTCGTCCTCGTCACCGTCGAACGCGATCGTGACGACCATGCCGGGCGCCACGGCGCCGTCCGCCGCGGGGGCCTCACCGACCTTGGCGTTCTCGAGGAGCTGGGTGAGCTGGCGCACACGGAGTTCCTGCTTGCCCTGCTCCTCCTTGGCTGCGTGGTACCCGCCGTTCTCACGCAGGTCGCCCTCCTCGCGTGCGGCGGCGATCTTCGCGGAGATCTCCGCCCGCGCGGGACCAGTAAGGTACTCAAGCTCAGCCTTGAGCTTGTTGTACGCCTCCTGGGTCAGCCAGGTGACGTTCTCGCTGGTCTGGGTCACAGGTGCTCCTCGTAGGTACTGGGAATACAAAGCATCGCCCTACCCAGAAGCATGTTCCTTCACGGATGGGCGAAACCACGAGCCTAACAATTCAGGAGCAGAAGGGGGAGGACATAAGCCACCAGTTTCGCGTCAACGCAGGTCAGCGCCTACGTATTGCAGGTGACTCCGGCGGGGTCTCAGCCGGTGTGGCAGCCCAGCAGCTCGGCCGTCGTCCCCGGGGAGGTCGTACGGAGCGTGACGACCTTGTCGATGCGGGTGGCGTCCCCGTCGAAGCGGAAATCGGCCCGGCCGACCTCGGCACCGTTCTCGGCCTGCGAGCGCACGGTGCAGTAGCCGTCGGTGCCGGCGTCCTTGCGGACCTCCAGGTGCACCTGCACGGAATCCTTGCCGGGCTCGAAGCTGATCACCTCGGCGCTGATCTCGCTCTGGGCGACGTAGTGGTAGCCGAACCAGCCGACGAGCCCCAGCAGCGCCGCCGCGAGGACAGCGCCGACGACCTTGAGAGTGCGGTCGGCGCGCTCGTCCGAGGAACGGCCGTAACGTCCCTCGGGCAGTCGCGTGCTCGCCGTGCTCATGATCGTCCTCCAGACAGGGCCGGGACGAACGTCCCATAAGGGGGCCCGGGACCCGGTCCCGGAATTATTCGCCCCCCGATTCGGTCACTATAGAAGCCGCTGATTGCGCCGACGCACACAGGGCGCCGACTTACTGAGGATTGAGTCTTGACTGACCAGTTGCGACTGATGGCCGTTCATGCCCACCCCGACGACGAGTCGAGCAAGGGCGCGGCGACCATGGCGAAGTACGTGTCCGAGGGGGTGGACGTGCTGGTCGTGACCTGCACGGGCGGGGAACGCGGCTCCATCCTCAATCCGAAGCTCCAGGGGGACAGGTACGTCGAGGAGCACATCCACGAGGTACGCAAGAAGGAGATGGACGAGGCCCGGGAGATCCTGGGCGTCAAGCAGGAGTGGCTCGGCTTCGTCGATTCGGGCCTGCCCGAGGGCGACCCGCTGCCGCCGCTGCCGGAGGGCTGCTTCGCCCTGGAGGACGTCGACCACGCGGCCGGTGAGCTGGTGCGGAAGATCCGCTCCTTCCGTCCCCAGGTGATCACCACCTACGACGAGAACGGCGGCTACCCGCACCCCGACCACATCATGACCCACAAGATCTCGATGGTGGCGTTCGAGGGGGCGGCGGACACCGAGAAGTACCCGGAGGCCGAGTACGGCCCCGCGTACCAGCCGAAGAAGCTCTACTACAACCAGGGCTTCAACCGCCCCCGCACCGAGGCGCTGCACCAGGCGATGCTCGACCGGGGCCTGGAGTCGCCCTACGGGGACTGGCTCAAGCGCTGGGACGAGTTCGGCATGAAGGAGCGCACGCTCACCACGCACGTCCCCTGCGGCGACTTCTACGAGATCCGCGACAAGGCGCTGATCGCGCACGCCACGCAGATCGACCCCGACGGCGGCTGGTTCAAGGTCCCGATGGACATCCAGCAGGAGGTCTGGCCGACGGAGGAGTACGAGCTGGCGAAGTCCCTCGTCGATACCTCCCTCCCCGAGGACGACCTCTTCGCGGGCGTCCGCGACAATGCCTGACATGAGCGCAAGCGCAAGCCTGGCAATGACGCACCTCGTCTCCTTCGCCAAGGAGGTCGACGAGGACAAGGTCACCCCCGGCGTTCTCGGCTTCATCGTCTTCGCGGCGATGGCCCTGGCGGTGTGGGCCCTGATGAAGTCGATGAGCCGGCACATGAACAGGGTCGACTTCACCCAGGTCCCGGACCCCAAGGCCGAGCAGGCGGAGTCGGAGCCCGCGGACGCGGAGGCCTCCGGCCAGGCCAAGCAGCAGGGCTGACGCCCCCTCCCGGGGCGACCGTCTCTCCCCGGGGGCGCCCGTCGGCGGCCGTTCGCCGCCGACGGGTGTCGCGTGCCCTACGGCTTCGACTCCACCGCCACCCCCATCACCTCCCGCGCATGCCGGTTCGGCACCATGCCCAGGCGCCAGGCCTGCCAGCCCGCCTCCAGGGTCACGCCCCGTTCCAGCAGCAGGGCGTACGCGTCGAGGTAGTCGTCCAGCTTCTGGTCGCGCAGCGGATGGCTCGCGCGGGACAGCTGGGCCAGCTCCTCCTGGGCCACGGCCGTGCCGACCTCCATGCCGCCGGGGGCCGCGTACGGCAGTAGCGTGCAGCGCAGGAAGCGGGCCCAGTCCTCGCCCCGGCGGTCGCCGTACGACGTGAAGAGGTTCGCCGCCTCGTCGACAAGCGTCAGCGCCTGCTGGGTGCGGGCGTTGCCCGCGTCCACGACCGCCAGTTCCAGGCAGGTCCACGCCTCGCCGTGGGCGACGCCGATGCGCTGGAAGTCGGCTCGGGCGTCGACCAGGAGCTGGCGGGCGAAGCCCGAGTTGCGCAGCGAGCCCGTCTGGGCCGCGCGCTGGTCGCGGGTGACGCGCGCCGAGTGGTGGCGGGCGCAGGCCAGGCCGTAGACGTCCCGCATGCGGGAGAACATCGTGCGGGAGCGTTCCAGTTCGCGGACCGCCTGGTCCAGATTGCCCGTCTCCTCCAGGGCCTGGCCCAGGTAGTACAGCGTCCACGCCTCGCCGCGGGCGTCCTCGTTCTCGCGGTGCCGGGCGGCGGCCCCGCGCAGTTCCTCCACGGCCGGGGACGCGTCACCGGCGACCAGCCGGGCGCGGGCCAGCTGGGTCAGGGCCCAGGCCTCGCCGCGGGCGTCGCGGGTGCGGCCGTACAGCTCCAGGGCCGCGCGCAGCTCTGACTCGGCGCGCGGGACGTCGCCCATGCGCAGGCCGAGCTGGCCGAGCTGGAAGTGGGCCCACGCCTGGCCGTGCACGGATTCGCCGGCGCGGTGCAGCACCAGCGACTCGGTGAGCAGGTCCAGCGCCTCGGCGACCCGGGCGCGGTCCCGCTCCACCGCCGCCAGGGCGTGCATCGTCCACGCCCGGTCCGTCGCCAGCTCGGGGGAGGACTGCAGGGCCAGGGCCTCGCGGAGCTTCGCCGACGCCTCCGTCAGATTGCCCTGGTGGTGCAGGGTGATGCCGAGGGAGCACAGTGCGCGGGCGGCCCCCGCGTCGTGATGGGCCTCCCGGTAGAGGTCCACGACCGAGGTCAGGGTGGTGCGGGCCTTGTCCAGTTCGCCCAGCTGCCGTGCCGCGATGCCGGTGCGCCACTGCACCGAGCGGACCAGCAGGCCCTGGTCCACCGCCTGGGCCAGCTCGCTGATCTCGCCCAGGCGGTAGAGGTCTCCGCGCAGCAGGCAGTAGTCGCACAGGGCGCCCAGGAGGTTCAGGACCGCCGCCTGGTTCACGCCCTCGGCGTGCCGCAGCGCCGCCGTGATGAAGCTCGACTCGTCGTCCAGCCAGCGCAGCGCCTCGTCGAGGGAGGGGAAGCCGTAGGGGCTGAAGCGGTTCGTGCGGGTCGACATGTTGCCGTCGACCATGCGCAGCACCGAGTCGGCCAGCTCGGCGTAGTTCACGATCAGCCGTTCCTGGGCCGCCGTGCGCTCGGCCGGTTCCTCCTCGTCGAGGAGCCTGGCCTGGGCGAAGGAGCGGACCAGGTCGTGCAGCCGGTAGCGGTCGCCCCGGACGTGGTCGATCAGCCCCGCGCGGGTCAGGGCCTGGAGATGGCGTTTGGCCTCCGCCTCGTCGGTGGCCAGCAGCGCGGCGGCCGCGGCGGCGCCCAGCGAGGCCCGGCCGGCCAGGGCCAGGCGGCGCAGCAGCCGCCGTACGGGCTCCGGCTGGTCGGTGTAGCGCAGCCACAGGGCGCGTTCGACCGGCTCGACCGGGCCGTACGCGCCGAGGTCCGTGGCCAGCGCGCGCGGCGAGCGCGGGCCGAGGCACGAGCCGGCGATGCGCAGCGCCAGGGGCAGCCCGCCGCACAGCTCCCGGACCCGGTCGGCGGACTCGGCGTCGTACGGACCGGACCGGTCCTGCGCCGCCGCGCCCAGCAGTTCCTCCGCACCGGCAGCGTCCAGCGGCTCCACCGTCAGCTGATGCACCCGCGCGGGCAGACCGCCCAGCTCCAGCGGGCCCCGCGCGGTCACCAGCACCAGGCTGTCGGACCGCTCCGGGACCAGGGCGCGGACCTGCTCGGCGTCCGAGGCGTCGTCCAGGACGACCGTGACCGGCAGGCCGGTCAGATGCTGGTGGTACAGCTCGCTCAGCCGCTTGACCTGCTGGTCGGGGGAGGAGCGCTCGCGGAACAGCAGTTGCTCGCGGGGCGCGCCGAGCCGGTTGAGCAGGTGCAGCAGGGCGTCGCGGGCGGACAGCGGGGACTCGCCCGGGCTGTCGGAGCGCAGGTCGACGACGCAGGCGCCGCGGAAGTAGTCCTTCAGATCGTGCGTGGCGTGCACCGCGAGGGTCGTACGGCCGCTGCCGGGCGTGCCGTGCAGGACGACCACCGTCGGCTGGGTCTCCGTACTCGCCCGGGCCGCCTGCACCCACTGCCGGATCTGCGCCAGCTCGTGCCGCCGCCCCGCGAACGGCTGAGCCGGTTCCGGGAGCTGCGCGAAGGACTGCTCCAGCACGTTGCGCCCGCGCGCCGCCGCGCTCTTGTCGGCGCCCCGCAGCCGCGGCCCCGTCTGCTTCGGCCCGGTGGAGGCGGCGAGCACCCGCTGCTGGTCCAGGAACGGCCTGATACCGCGCACCTCCAGTGCCGTCAGCCACTGCAGCCGCAGCTGTTCGGGCCCGCCCGGCTGGCTCACGGCCCCGGCCCGGTGGTGTGCGGCCGGCAGGTGCGAGCCGACGACCTTCACGACGGTCGCCGCGGCGCCCACGACACCCACGGTCACGCCCGCGCCCAGCGCCGTCCCGGTACTCGTGCCCAGGGCCATGTCGGCGACGACGGCCGCGACCGCCGCGACCCCGGCCACCAGCAGCGGTGTTCCGGCGCCCTCCCGGGCGTAGCGCTGACCGAAGGTGAGCTGCCCGGCCGCCGCCTCGTCCAGGGCGCGCGTGTAGGCCTCGTACTCCTCGGCCGCGCTCTGCGCCATCGCGTCGAGCGCCCCGCGCGCCCGCGCGAGCAGCACCTTCCCGTCCGTGCGCCCGCCCGTGCGGCGTACTTCCTCCTCCACGGCCCGTGCCAACAGCCGCTCGGCCTCCGCCCGATGACTGTCCCGCATGTCACGTCCCCCTCCGGCGGCAACGGCGTGCTCGCTAGTCACCTCGGTCGATCCCTCGGTCGTTTCCTTGGTCAAGTGTGCTGCCGACGGCGCATCGGGGCGAGGGGGCGTGCCCCGCCCGATTCTGTGAAGACACGGGCCCGTTGGTGTACGGCGCACCCGGCGGGCGTGCGCCGGGCGCGGCGCCCGCGCGACGCCTGCCGCGTGCCGGGCCGGGTACTGCGGCAGGATGGACACCATGCCGAACCGACTGGCGCACGAGACGTCCCCCTACCTCCTTCAGCACGCCGACAACCCCGTCGACTGGTGGCCCTGGTCGGCGGAAGCCTTCGAGGAGGCCCGCAAGCGGAACGTGCCCGTGCTGCTCAGCATCGGCTACAGCAGCTGCCACTGGTGTCACGTGATGGCCCACGAGTCCTTCGAGGACCAGGAGACCGCCGACTACCTCAACGCGCACTACGTGAGCGTGAAGGTCGACCGCGAGGAACGCCCGGACGTCGACGCCGTCTACATGGAGGCCGTGCAGGCCGCGACCGGGCACGGCGGCTGGCCCATGACCGTCTTCCTCACCCCGGACGCCGAGCCGTTCTACTTCGGCACGTACTTCCCGCCCGCCCCGCGCCAGGGCATGCCGTCCTTCCGGCAGGTGCTCCAGGGCGTCCACCAGGCGTGGGAGGAGCGGCGGGACGAGGTCACCGAGGTCGCCGGGAAGATCGTCCGCGACCTGGCCGGGCGGGAGATCTCCTACGGCGACGCCCAGACCCCCGGCGAGCAGGAGCTCGCGCAGGCGCTGCTCGCGCTCACCCGCGAGTACGACCCGCAGCGCGGCGGATTCGGCGGGGCGCCGAAGTTCCCGCCGTCCATGGCCTTGGAGTTCCTGCTGCGCCACCACGCCCGCACCGGTGCCGAGGGCGCACTCCAGATGGCGCAGGACACCTGCGAGCGCATGGCCCGCGGCGGCATCTACGACCAGCTCGGCGGCGGCTTCGCCCGCTACTCCGTCGACCGCGACTGGATCGTGCCGCACTTCGAGAAGATGCTGTACGACAACGCCCTGCTGTGCCGGGTCTACGCCCACCTCTGGCGCGCCACCGGCTCGGAGCTGGCCCGCCGGGTCGCCCTGGAGACCGCCGACTTCATGGTGCGCGAACTGCGCACGAACGAGGGCGGGTTCGCCTCCGCGCTGGACGCCGACAGCGAAGAGGAGGTGCCGCGCGAAGCGCGTCTTCAGAAGGGTGGTGGCGGGCGCCGGGAGGGCGGCACCGGCAAGCACGTCGAGGGCGCGTACTACGTGTGGACGCCGGAGCAGCTGCGCGAGGTCCTCGGCGAGCAGGACGCCGAGCTCGCCGCCCAGTACTTCGGCGTGACCGAGGAGGGCACCTTCGAGCACGGCCAGTCCGTCCTCCAGCTGCCGCAGCAGGACGGCCTGTTCGACGCCGGGAAGATCGCCTCGATCCGGGAGCGGCTGCTGGCGAAGAGGGCCGGGCGTCCCGCGCCCGGCCGGGACGACAAGGTCGTCGCCGCCTGGAACGGCCTCGCGATCGCCGCGCTCGCCGAGACCGGCGCCTACTTCGACCGGCCCGACCTCGTCGAGGCCGCCCTCGCCGCCGCCGACCTGTTGGTCCGGCTGCACCTCGACGAGCAGGCCAGGCTCACCCGCACCAGCAAGGACGGCC
The genomic region above belongs to Streptomyces coeruleorubidus and contains:
- a CDS encoding MarR family winged helix-turn-helix transcriptional regulator; the protein is MSMDMTTVGDTGLLDTLQHEVAVFARRAEQTRLGGVGQVRNSMDRAAYLLLNRLDKEGPMGVKALAASMGIDSSTVTRQVAPLVDTGLVKRTSHPEDGRAVVLQLSPRGQARLEEVRSSRRQLMAELTEDWEPAEREAFCSLLTRFNSALSARMAASGVPAPEAESPS
- the ilvA gene encoding threonine ammonia-lyase, producing the protein MSYSTADSLLPVTLDDVRGAQKMLSGVARVTALEGSRHLSQMVGAPVHLKCENLQRTGSFKLRGAYVRIAGLLPEERAAGVVAASAGNHAQGVALASALLGVRSTVFMPKGAPLPKVSATRDYGAEVRLHGQVVDETLTAAQEYAAETSAVFIHPFDHPDIIAGQGTVGLEILEQCPEVRTIVVGIGGGGLAAGIAVAVKALRPDLRIVGVQAEGAAAYPPSLTAGRPVTVENPATMADGIKVGRPGDVPFGIIGDLVDEVRTVSEDELSAALLLCLERAKLVVEPAGASPVAALMSRPGSFEGPVVAVLSGGNVDPVLMQRVLRHGMAAQGRYLAVRLRLTDRPGALATLLGVLSVVDANVLDVSHVRTDPRLGLTEAEVELHLETKGPAHCAEVGQALREAGYTVMG
- a CDS encoding ATP-binding cassette domain-containing protein, which encodes MPGAIYAEGLVKTFGDVRALDGVDLDVPEGTVLGLLGPNGAGKTTTVRCLTTLLRPDSGRAVVAGIDVLKQPDAVRRSIGLSGQFAAVDEYLTGRENLQMVGQLYQMKAKAAKERAAELLEQFHLTDAADRPTKTYSGGMRRRLDLAAALVVSPPVMFMDEPTTGLDPRNRQQLWEVIKHLVSGGTTLLLTTQYLEEADHLAHDIAVVDHGRVIAKGTSDQLKARTGGERVEVVVHEREHIQAAAEVLAGFGKGDTTVEEHMRKLTAPVTGGAKLLAEVIRELDTRGIEIDDIGLRRPTLDDVFLSLTGHVAEAKNEETDEEAAK
- a CDS encoding ABC transporter permease; amino-acid sequence: MSAVTDTVRVAPAANPVSQSIRDSMVVAKRNLIRMSRIPEMIIYGLIQPIMFVVLFTYVFGGSMQIGSSTSAVDYKNFLMAGIFAQTVTFATASSGAGIADDMHKGLIDRFRSLPMARGAVLTGRTLADSVQTALTLVVLAVVALLVGWRVGSDGDTNLGKVLGAFGLLLLLGYAFTWIGALIGMSVRTPEAATSSGLIWLFPVTFISNAFVDTSHMTPWLRHIAEWNPFSATVQACRVLFANPGQSQSDAWPMQHPVWASLIYSILILVVFRTLAVRKYRSATA
- the greA gene encoding transcription elongation factor GreA, giving the protein MTQTSENVTWLTQEAYNKLKAELEYLTGPARAEISAKIAAAREEGDLRENGGYHAAKEEQGKQELRVRQLTQLLENAKVGEAPAADGAVAPGMVVTIAFDGDEDDTLTFLLASREYASADIETYSPQSPLGTGVIGHKVGEDAQYELPNGKKASVKILKAEPYEG
- a CDS encoding DUF4307 domain-containing protein, yielding MSTASTRLPEGRYGRSSDERADRTLKVVGAVLAAALLGLVGWFGYHYVAQSEISAEVISFEPGKDSVQVHLEVRKDAGTDGYCTVRSQAENGAEVGRADFRFDGDATRIDKVVTLRTTSPGTTAELLGCHTG
- the mca gene encoding mycothiol conjugate amidase Mca; translated protein: MTDQLRLMAVHAHPDDESSKGAATMAKYVSEGVDVLVVTCTGGERGSILNPKLQGDRYVEEHIHEVRKKEMDEAREILGVKQEWLGFVDSGLPEGDPLPPLPEGCFALEDVDHAAGELVRKIRSFRPQVITTYDENGGYPHPDHIMTHKISMVAFEGAADTEKYPEAEYGPAYQPKKLYYNQGFNRPRTEALHQAMLDRGLESPYGDWLKRWDEFGMKERTLTTHVPCGDFYEIRDKALIAHATQIDPDGGWFKVPMDIQQEVWPTEEYELAKSLVDTSLPEDDLFAGVRDNA
- a CDS encoding tetratricopeptide repeat protein; the protein is MRDSHRAEAERLLARAVEEEVRRTGGRTDGKVLLARARGALDAMAQSAAEEYEAYTRALDEAAAGQLTFGQRYAREGAGTPLLVAGVAAVAAVVADMALGTSTGTALGAGVTVGVVGAAATVVKVVGSHLPAAHHRAGAVSQPGGPEQLRLQWLTALEVRGIRPFLDQQRVLAASTGPKQTGPRLRGADKSAAARGRNVLEQSFAQLPEPAQPFAGRRHELAQIRQWVQAARASTETQPTVVVLHGTPGSGRTTLAVHATHDLKDYFRGACVVDLRSDSPGESPLSARDALLHLLNRLGAPREQLLFRERSSPDQQVKRLSELYHQHLTGLPVTVVLDDASDAEQVRALVPERSDSLVLVTARGPLELGGLPARVHQLTVEPLDAAGAEELLGAAAQDRSGPYDAESADRVRELCGGLPLALRIAGSCLGPRSPRALATDLGAYGPVEPVERALWLRYTDQPEPVRRLLRRLALAGRASLGAAAAAALLATDEAEAKRHLQALTRAGLIDHVRGDRYRLHDLVRSFAQARLLDEEEPAERTAAQERLIVNYAELADSVLRMVDGNMSTRTNRFSPYGFPSLDEALRWLDDESSFITAALRHAEGVNQAAVLNLLGALCDYCLLRGDLYRLGEISELAQAVDQGLLVRSVQWRTGIAARQLGELDKARTTLTSVVDLYREAHHDAGAARALCSLGITLHHQGNLTEASAKLREALALQSSPELATDRAWTMHALAAVERDRARVAEALDLLTESLVLHRAGESVHGQAWAHFQLGQLGLRMGDVPRAESELRAALELYGRTRDARGEAWALTQLARARLVAGDASPAVEELRGAAARHRENEDARGEAWTLYYLGQALEETGNLDQAVRELERSRTMFSRMRDVYGLACARHHSARVTRDQRAAQTGSLRNSGFARQLLVDARADFQRIGVAHGEAWTCLELAVVDAGNARTQQALTLVDEAANLFTSYGDRRGEDWARFLRCTLLPYAAPGGMEVGTAVAQEELAQLSRASHPLRDQKLDDYLDAYALLLERGVTLEAGWQAWRLGMVPNRHAREVMGVAVESKP
- a CDS encoding thioredoxin domain-containing protein, which codes for MPNRLAHETSPYLLQHADNPVDWWPWSAEAFEEARKRNVPVLLSIGYSSCHWCHVMAHESFEDQETADYLNAHYVSVKVDREERPDVDAVYMEAVQAATGHGGWPMTVFLTPDAEPFYFGTYFPPAPRQGMPSFRQVLQGVHQAWEERRDEVTEVAGKIVRDLAGREISYGDAQTPGEQELAQALLALTREYDPQRGGFGGAPKFPPSMALEFLLRHHARTGAEGALQMAQDTCERMARGGIYDQLGGGFARYSVDRDWIVPHFEKMLYDNALLCRVYAHLWRATGSELARRVALETADFMVRELRTNEGGFASALDADSEEEVPREARLQKGGGGRREGGTGKHVEGAYYVWTPEQLREVLGEQDAELAAQYFGVTEEGTFEHGQSVLQLPQQDGLFDAGKIASIRERLLAKRAGRPAPGRDDKVVAAWNGLAIAALAETGAYFDRPDLVEAALAAADLLVRLHLDEQARLTRTSKDGHAGANAGVLEDYADVAEGFLALASVTGEGVWLEFAGFLLDHVLARFTDEESGALFDTASDAERLIRRPQDPTDNAAPSGWTAAASALLGYAAHTGSEPHRTAAERALGVVKALGPRVPRFIGWGLAAAEAALDGPREVAIVGPSLDHEGTRTLHRTALLGTAPGAVVAVGAPDSDEFPLLSDRPLVGGEPAAYVCRNFTCDAPTTEAERLRAVLSG